CAAGACATccaaatgaaaaaacaaacttCAGTTCATCTGAGCTTGCAGTTTTACGTTTACAAGGTATTGAAGCTCATGCTTCAAAAACATGGACAGAGCAAATGGTGGTTCCTAATAGCTTGATGTTTTCTAATCTAAAGTACTGTGGAATTATAACtgatcaatatatattaaatgtaaataaatataaataatagtaattttgatGTGTTCTTTACTATTATGTAACAGaagttgtttaattatttatttgtttacaggTAGAAGCTGTTGCTGGAGGTATGTATGAAAACACTGATATTAATGTGAAAATTGCAATGGGTAATATTCCATTAACTATTGCCCAAGATGCACctcaatttaatattccagCTCAATCGTTTGATCAAAATAATCCTTCAAATAACCAATTCATTACAAATCCTCCTGCCTATCCTACAGATTTACCTCCTCCTGTTCCCGGATTCGCACAGCAAGTTCCACCATATGGCCAACCTCCTTTTATTCCTTATCCACAACAACCTATGAATACGGCACAAATTCCTGGTCAGCCATCGTTGTATCCTCAAACACAAATGTATAACCAATCTCAGTTACCTTATCCAGATGTGAATATGCAACAGCCGGCATTTAATCCATCTTATCCAAATTTGAATACTACAGAAGCAAATCCTTCTGCTCCTTCTCTTTAATCTTATACCTTAGATACTCTGGATTAAGTTTATATCCAGATCTTTGAGGATCTGTTGATGATTTAACAGGTATTtgagtagtatatatttatttttaatttaaacataggttttctaaaaattgtaaaacattcaataaaactggtaataattttttttctagttattctgtttttaaatctaccatcaaaaaattataatcaattatagttttaccatgttttatatgtttatctaactatatttttattgttacatttattttttatattaaattttaatacaattaatgctcaacattttaatttaaccgagtacctagtatattatattctgttcaACATAAGAGTATGACCTAGAGTAGAATGAGTTTTTATTGGTGATATAAGACGTTACTCTACTTATTTAATCACCAGTAGTTAACTCATAGAATGATGCCATGTGCACAAGTTAGTTCTTATgttgaattgaaaatatatttgaccagtattaaataatttttaaattaccagaATCAAAATGCTTCAAACAGATTGTTCcaacttaaaaacattttatattgtattaaaaaataattggtaaaaaaaaaattgagggttaaattttaattaaaattgattcatgtttaatgttaaaattaattaattataacataatatgtcaaaaatattttgtaatacctatattatgtactatgcCTTCAATGtgcttttatagttaatattatagcttatatatttttaataaattattaaaacttactaACAGATTGAATAgctttgtaataaataataactcatttttctattatacttaaacattatctattaattatttgttgagataataaataatacaaattaaggtGTtactttttatgattatatttattactaacaaattaaacaacttaaattgtttagttaaactattgtaaaacgcttaaatatttaatctttttataactttattttttttgtgaaatttcatcgttgttttattatataatatatatttattatttgttttatattatgaataaagagTTTCAAGGAAtttaaaatagtcaaaatcatttatttaacaattaatagtaaCAATAACAAACACCTTATAAGTAGGATACaggttttttatacatatatattacaatgttttattatttttaacattttctctatctaatttacattttttaattattttatcaaatatagttAGATAGTAAACAGTTATCAACCTTAAAATTCCAGCACCAAAAACCTGAAattcataacaaattattaaaaaattctgtGGTTggcattatattttacctgatatattaattctaaataagAAGTGTATGGAGCCATACCAGCACAAGAAGTAGTCATCATGTGACCTTCAAACCCTACAGTGCTAAAGAACTGTCCAtcctaaataatacataaggaaaatttaaataaaacaagtatttatcttaaagtactaggataaaataattttaaaattagtaattattactaatgcATCTTGAAGAATTTTATTTCCCACTTCTTCTGGTGTAAACAATTTAGCCGTCTCTGAAATCAATAACGTTTCTAATGGTTTGTTTTTTGTCTCGTTAGCATATCCTGGAGTATCAGTATCAGGGGGCAAAGCCAATGTCACTTTCACTCCAAAATTCTTTGTctacaagtatataaatataagaattttaaaagaaataacaaggtgaatattatatcaattatcttcagatgttcaatatttttttacttccaTGCTTAAAGCTTCAGCAAACCCTCTTAGTGCAAATTTTGTGGCACAGTATACACTTAAACCGTAAATACCACAGAAAGATGCTAGTGATGaagttataacaatacttCCATAACCATTTTgcttcattttatttactattgctTTAGTAGCTTGAATCGTTGATATCAAATTGGTATTAATCATTTGCTAAAACAATTGGTAACTAattgaacttatttttttttttttttattaaaaattaaaataccattatatCATCAGTGGAAATGTCTTCTAAAGTTCCACAAAGAGCCATACCAGCAcagtttatgaataaatataaaggtcCCATATCTTCGAttgcattattaaaagttttttctaCCATACTGTAATCACCAGCCAAGTCAACTAAACATTaatcaatcaattaaaaaccttatttaataaactattattagttaattcattatcatataaaataaagataaacattaaatagtaaatacctatcctattttattagatagggTATCCAAATATTTAACACACTACATACCAGACAAATAGTTGAAtttctgattattatttaaacattgtcCTTTAATCTCTTTCAAAGTAGAACGAAGTCTATTTTCATTTCTTGCAACAATAGTCACATTGGCTCCTATCTTAGCAGCTTCCAATGCAATGCATTTACCAATACCACTTGAACCGCCCGtaatctgaaaaaataaaaaaattgaaagccCCAGAAGAAAATGCGAAACTATTTTAAGTTACTATAACATGACGGccaagtaaacattttttcttagctataaatttatgtttgaaaacTGCAGCTAAAACAAACGACAAAACTATAACTCCAACAGTTATAAATgctaacattatatattccaTGTctgatgaaatataaattaagaattaaagAATGgtcacaaacataataatagttaatactataatgaattgaaaacagaagttataagttatttatgagAATATCGAGAACGATTATggcattatgatttatgaataaacatgataatcaaaaacttttaattagaattttgaattgaaataCGAATacgtaattttttgaatttccgTCCTAACGTATCAGTATGACCAATGGGTCAGTGTAGGCAATAGCCCAAGAACTTAACACAGTTATAACCTACAGTACGAAGAAAACCATGGCCACACGTTATGCGGACGCACCATCGTCCTTTAATGTAGGAATTACTGtataattgttgtaatttgtacaataatatagtatgactACAATACAAACATCGATATTTTTTCCCAACATTGGGTAAGTAACTTAatgaaatttagatttttaaaattcacaaCTATAAAAATCATCTGTACttgtttctttaaatattatttaatttatcaactcgaaaattatttttaataatcgcttcgtcaaaatatttgtatttaattattattttatctgtaatctgtataatatggtaattgaTGTTTAATCACAGAAtagatttatcattttttatataatatataatatgtatatgttatgcATTATGTTTAGGAAACAATCGATTTCATGACGACGCGAGACTAAgagcttaaaaaaaagtaattttcttatcagtacaaactacaaaattacgaATTCGAGTGTTGgggataacttaatattctacattttaacttttaactaaaCTTTTGTTAAAGCATATTAAAAGTAgttcgtttttaatatattatttcaattttagtgTGGACGATACATTATTCGGTGGCCAAAGTATAGGCATTCTTGTCGTACTCTCGCCAGAATTACACTTTAGTTTGCCAGAAACAGgcaacttatatttattgtaagacCGCATACCTACCTAACTTATAATGGATAGTGCATCAAGACCCATTGACAGTATTGCCGATAATCGCTATTTTTGTCACAGTTGTGATGCCGAAATAGGAAGTGTAgctgatgtatgtttttaagtttttcactACAAGTATTTACTACAAAGTTATTGATTTATGCTTAATTCCCATCTTATTTTCTTTTAGGATTTTACATGCCCAACTTGTCATTTGggttttattgaaaaagtcGAAGAGCAACAAACTCCTGAGGAACCAGATGATGAGGATATGGAATTTGCCAATGCACACTTTATGGtatgtaattaatacattttaataatactatttttaaagtaaaataagtaaCAAGTTATCAGAgataaaaagaattttaaaccTAGGAACaggtcatttttttcattgtctaatattttattttataattttcattataaaattcttattatgtTTGGGaataacttgaaattttaattatgtagttaCTATTATTGACTTAGTTATGAACGTTTGGTTCtatttttaggtttatatatatgctctgttaaataaaatatattagtt
The DNA window shown above is from Aphis gossypii isolate Hap1 chromosome 2, ASM2018417v2, whole genome shotgun sequence and carries:
- the LOC114126994 gene encoding 3-ketodihydrosphingosine reductase, encoding MEYIMLAFITVGVIVLSFVLAAVFKHKFIAKKKCLLGRHVIITGGSSGIGKCIALEAAKIGANVTIVARNENRLRSTLKEIKGQCLNNNQKFNYLSVDLAGDYSMVEKTFNNAIEDMGPLYLFINCAGMALCGTLEDISTDDIMQMINTNLISTIQATKAIVNKMKQNGYGSIVITSSLASFCGIYGLSVYCATKFALRGFAEALSMETKNFGVKVTLALPPDTDTPGYANETKNKPLETLLISETAKLFTPEEVGNKILQDALDGQFFSTVGFEGHMMTTSCAGMAPYTSYLELIYQVFGAGILRLITVYYLTIFDKIIKKCKLDRENVKNNKTL